A portion of the Glandiceps talaboti chromosome 13, keGlaTala1.1, whole genome shotgun sequence genome contains these proteins:
- the LOC144444470 gene encoding uncharacterized protein LOC144444470 isoform X3, with product MYGLVGTRRSLITIGTFLLLSLSVKLGDLTEIKNPGSNVTSLLAIPENSTIGTTVLQFMDIYNTSYANFSIVSGNTNKRFAVNPTTQSVYLAGYLDFDVDRQYVLSITWTSEQSNSSTAYAEVRITVQDVEDWPPVYNDTCAFEKTAVDVSDDNHFPFVPWFNIGLIGKNTLLHVAPHSDVKLLDSFCNMEIFTLENPEMKNLFRHIDVVCQKSNGNTVAGREIITIYEDIDTIPQYAMHMKTNDDTDRLLWRIGVTVIDEEFHCFVNATGYKSTYLGRKSSIFLRDPLYVNISAGLYWIGCPDGKYGGRCQYDCICQNGATCHVFNGACKCSPGWRGVACDIGIPSVEIDSHPTILAEVGQFVSLDCNLHNLDESNLFNATWFRDEQTLGSGKQTGIHTYKYNFSRGRYLIHLYIYIKDQHAGKYQCVATDVNGQQYRDEIMIVVVGCPEGYWGDDCDKVCDCQNNGNCSRTLGCVCQAGWNGTKCSEDVGRPQFKFCPDNISTTIEDDRTQVEVTWGLPQATDNSGFFNLTSNFASGDTFPIGSHTVIYKATDNYGNEGRCEFIVIVEAGFAIGKAVVVSLLVVLSSVVFGIGLLLMLFLNRHKILLRYTENRGRKNEGKLKEMNVMW from the exons ATGTATGGTTTAGTAGGAACTCGACGTTCTCTCATCACTATAGGAACATTTCTTCTACTGTCGCTGTCTGTCAAATTAG GAGACCTAACCGAAATAAAAAATCCTGGATCAAATGTGACATCATTGTTGGCTATTCCTGAG AATTCCACCATTGGAACGACGGTACTACAGTTCATGGATATATACAACACATCTTATGCAAATTTCAGCATTGTTTCTGGAAATACT AATAAACGTTTTGCAGTGAATCCTACAACTCAGAGTGTCTATCTAGCTGGCTACCTCGATTTTGACGTTGACAGACAATATGTGCTGAGTATAACTTGGACGAGT GAACAATCAAATAGCAGCACGGCCTATGCAGAGGTACGGATAACTGTGCAAGATGTTGAAGACTGGCCTCCAGTCTACAACGATACATGTGCATTTGAGAAAACGGCTGTTGACGTCAGTGACGATAAT CACTTCCCATTTGTTCCCTGGTTTAACATAGGACTAATTGGCAAgaacacattattacatgtggCGCCACACTCGGATGTCAAATTGTTGGATTCTTTTT GTAACATGGAAATCTTTACTTTAGAGAACCCGGAAATGAAAAACTTATTTCGGCATATTGATGTTGTCTGTCAAAAAAGTAATGGTAATACTGTCGCCGGCAGAGAAATTATCACTATTTATGAG GATATCGATACCATCCCTCAGTACGCAATGCATATGAAGACCAATGATGACACGGATAGATTACTATGGCGCATTGGTGTTACAGTTATCGATGAAGAGTTTCATTGTTTTGTGAATGCAACAGGCTACAAATCAACCTACTTGGGCAGAAAGTCGAGCATTTTTCTCAGAGATCCTTTGTATGTGAATATTTCAGCAGGGCTCTACTGGATTG GTTGTCCTGATGGTAAATATGGTGGGAGATGTCAGTATGATTGTATCTGCCAAAATGGTGCTACATGTCATGTCTTTAATGGTGCATGTAAATGTTCACCAGGATGGAGAGGTGTAGCATGTGATATAG GTATACCTAGCGTAGAGATAGATTCTCACCCAACGATTCTGGCAGAAGTTGGCCAATTCGTAAGCCTTGATTGTAACTTGCACAATCTGGATGAGTCGAACCTATTCAACGCCACGTGGTTTCGAGATGAACAAACTCTCGGAAGTGGAAAACAAACAGGAATACATACCTATAAATACAACTTTAGCAGAGG gagatatttgatacatttgtacatttacataaaggACCAACATGCAGGGAAATACCAATGTGTGGCCACGGATGTTAATGGTCAACAATACAGAGATGAGATtatgattgttgttgttg GATGTCCTGAAGGATACTGGGGGGACGACTGTGACAAAGTATGTGATTGCCAAAATAATGGGAACTGTAGTCGAACACTTGGATGTGTTTGTCAAGCTGGCTGGAACGGAACAAAATGTTCAGAAG ATGTTGGAAGACCACAGTTTAAGTTCTGTCCAGACAACATATCGACAACAATTGAAGATGACAGAACACAAGTTGAAGTTACATGGGGTCTACCACAAGCAACTGACAATTCAGGATTCTTTAACTTGACCTCTAACTTTGCTTCAGGTGATACTTTTCCTATTGGCTCACACACAGTCATATATAAAGCCACGGACAATTATGGTAATGAGGGGAGATGTGAATTTATCGTGATTGTGGAAGCTGGATTTGCGATAGGAAAAGCAGTAGTAGTTTCTCTTTTAGTAGTCTTGTCCTCTGTTGTTTTTGGCATCGGACTTCTACTCATGCTATTTTTGAATCGACATAAAATATTGTTGAGGTACACTGAAAACCGTGGCAGAAAAAATGAAGGTAAATTAAAAG AAATGAACGTAATGTGGTGA
- the LOC144444470 gene encoding uncharacterized protein LOC144444470 isoform X2, with protein MYGLVGTRRSLITIGTFLLLSLSVKLGDLTEIKNPGSNVTSLLAIPENSTIGTTVLQFMDIYNTSYANFSIVSGNTNKRFAVNPTTQSVYLAGYLDFDVDRQYVLSITWTSEQSNSSTAYAEVRITVQDVEDWPPVYNDTCAFEKTAVDVSDDNHFPFVPWFNIGLIGKNTLLHVAPHSDVKLLDSFCNMEIFTLENPEMKNLFRHIDVVCQKSNGNTVAGREIITIYEDIDTIPQYAMHMKTNDDTDRLLWRIGVTVIDEEFHCFVNATGYKSTYLGRKSSIFLRDPLYVNISAGLYWIGCPDGKYGGRCQYDCICQNGATCHVFNGACKCSPGWRGVACDIGIPSVEIDSHPTILAEVGQFVSLDCNLHNLDESNLFNATWFRDEQTLGSGKQTGIHTYKYNFSRGRYLIHLYIYIKDQHAGKYQCVATDVNGQQYRDEIMIVVVGCPEGYWGDDCDKVCDCQNNGNCSRTLGCVCQAGWNGTKCSEDVGRPQFKFCPDNISTTIEDDRTQVEVTWGLPQATDNSGFFNLTSNFASGDTFPIGSHTVIYKATDNYGNEGRCEFIVIVEAGFAIGKAVVVSLLVVLSSVVFGIGLLLMLFLNRHKILLRYTENRGRKNEGKLKEKRWHGFVAFKTNTEDENFVYDELLPNLENENKYRVITHQRDFIAGKLFSYS; from the exons ATGTATGGTTTAGTAGGAACTCGACGTTCTCTCATCACTATAGGAACATTTCTTCTACTGTCGCTGTCTGTCAAATTAG GAGACCTAACCGAAATAAAAAATCCTGGATCAAATGTGACATCATTGTTGGCTATTCCTGAG AATTCCACCATTGGAACGACGGTACTACAGTTCATGGATATATACAACACATCTTATGCAAATTTCAGCATTGTTTCTGGAAATACT AATAAACGTTTTGCAGTGAATCCTACAACTCAGAGTGTCTATCTAGCTGGCTACCTCGATTTTGACGTTGACAGACAATATGTGCTGAGTATAACTTGGACGAGT GAACAATCAAATAGCAGCACGGCCTATGCAGAGGTACGGATAACTGTGCAAGATGTTGAAGACTGGCCTCCAGTCTACAACGATACATGTGCATTTGAGAAAACGGCTGTTGACGTCAGTGACGATAAT CACTTCCCATTTGTTCCCTGGTTTAACATAGGACTAATTGGCAAgaacacattattacatgtggCGCCACACTCGGATGTCAAATTGTTGGATTCTTTTT GTAACATGGAAATCTTTACTTTAGAGAACCCGGAAATGAAAAACTTATTTCGGCATATTGATGTTGTCTGTCAAAAAAGTAATGGTAATACTGTCGCCGGCAGAGAAATTATCACTATTTATGAG GATATCGATACCATCCCTCAGTACGCAATGCATATGAAGACCAATGATGACACGGATAGATTACTATGGCGCATTGGTGTTACAGTTATCGATGAAGAGTTTCATTGTTTTGTGAATGCAACAGGCTACAAATCAACCTACTTGGGCAGAAAGTCGAGCATTTTTCTCAGAGATCCTTTGTATGTGAATATTTCAGCAGGGCTCTACTGGATTG GTTGTCCTGATGGTAAATATGGTGGGAGATGTCAGTATGATTGTATCTGCCAAAATGGTGCTACATGTCATGTCTTTAATGGTGCATGTAAATGTTCACCAGGATGGAGAGGTGTAGCATGTGATATAG GTATACCTAGCGTAGAGATAGATTCTCACCCAACGATTCTGGCAGAAGTTGGCCAATTCGTAAGCCTTGATTGTAACTTGCACAATCTGGATGAGTCGAACCTATTCAACGCCACGTGGTTTCGAGATGAACAAACTCTCGGAAGTGGAAAACAAACAGGAATACATACCTATAAATACAACTTTAGCAGAGG gagatatttgatacatttgtacatttacataaaggACCAACATGCAGGGAAATACCAATGTGTGGCCACGGATGTTAATGGTCAACAATACAGAGATGAGATtatgattgttgttgttg GATGTCCTGAAGGATACTGGGGGGACGACTGTGACAAAGTATGTGATTGCCAAAATAATGGGAACTGTAGTCGAACACTTGGATGTGTTTGTCAAGCTGGCTGGAACGGAACAAAATGTTCAGAAG ATGTTGGAAGACCACAGTTTAAGTTCTGTCCAGACAACATATCGACAACAATTGAAGATGACAGAACACAAGTTGAAGTTACATGGGGTCTACCACAAGCAACTGACAATTCAGGATTCTTTAACTTGACCTCTAACTTTGCTTCAGGTGATACTTTTCCTATTGGCTCACACACAGTCATATATAAAGCCACGGACAATTATGGTAATGAGGGGAGATGTGAATTTATCGTGATTGTGGAAGCTGGATTTGCGATAGGAAAAGCAGTAGTAGTTTCTCTTTTAGTAGTCTTGTCCTCTGTTGTTTTTGGCATCGGACTTCTACTCATGCTATTTTTGAATCGACATAAAATATTGTTGAGGTACACTGAAAACCGTGGCAGAAAAAATGAAGGTAAATTAAAAG AAAAGAGATGGCATGGGTTTGTTGCTTTCAAAACTAACACTGAGGATGAGAATTTTGTCTATGATGAACTTCTACCCAATCTGGAGAATGAAAACAAGTATCGCGTGATAACTCACCAACGAGATTTCATTGCTGGTAAAC TATTTTCTTACAGTTAA
- the LOC144444470 gene encoding uncharacterized protein LOC144444470 isoform X1: MYGLVGTRRSLITIGTFLLLSLSVKLGDLTEIKNPGSNVTSLLAIPENSTIGTTVLQFMDIYNTSYANFSIVSGNTNKRFAVNPTTQSVYLAGYLDFDVDRQYVLSITWTSEQSNSSTAYAEVRITVQDVEDWPPVYNDTCAFEKTAVDVSDDNHFPFVPWFNIGLIGKNTLLHVAPHSDVKLLDSFCNMEIFTLENPEMKNLFRHIDVVCQKSNGNTVAGREIITIYEDIDTIPQYAMHMKTNDDTDRLLWRIGVTVIDEEFHCFVNATGYKSTYLGRKSSIFLRDPLYVNISAGLYWIGCPDGKYGGRCQYDCICQNGATCHVFNGACKCSPGWRGVACDIGIPSVEIDSHPTILAEVGQFVSLDCNLHNLDESNLFNATWFRDEQTLGSGKQTGIHTYKYNFSRGRYLIHLYIYIKDQHAGKYQCVATDVNGQQYRDEIMIVVVGCPEGYWGDDCDKVCDCQNNGNCSRTLGCVCQAGWNGTKCSEDVGRPQFKFCPDNISTTIEDDRTQVEVTWGLPQATDNSGFFNLTSNFASGDTFPIGSHTVIYKATDNYGNEGRCEFIVIVEAGFAIGKAVVVSLLVVLSSVVFGIGLLLMLFLNRHKILLRYTENRGRKNEGKLKEKRWHGFVAFKTNTEDENFVYDELLPNLENENKYRVITHQRDFIAGKQIITNILAAITNSSRTILVLSPAFVRSRWCIYELDQAYYQMIDFKHQLIPIMFEDITQMQELPLILRTIISNIVYIEWPRNGSAEQKRKFWKRLNDAMPKKLILEQKQRVYKKCNVKYDPLAVDEDQV, translated from the exons ATGTATGGTTTAGTAGGAACTCGACGTTCTCTCATCACTATAGGAACATTTCTTCTACTGTCGCTGTCTGTCAAATTAG GAGACCTAACCGAAATAAAAAATCCTGGATCAAATGTGACATCATTGTTGGCTATTCCTGAG AATTCCACCATTGGAACGACGGTACTACAGTTCATGGATATATACAACACATCTTATGCAAATTTCAGCATTGTTTCTGGAAATACT AATAAACGTTTTGCAGTGAATCCTACAACTCAGAGTGTCTATCTAGCTGGCTACCTCGATTTTGACGTTGACAGACAATATGTGCTGAGTATAACTTGGACGAGT GAACAATCAAATAGCAGCACGGCCTATGCAGAGGTACGGATAACTGTGCAAGATGTTGAAGACTGGCCTCCAGTCTACAACGATACATGTGCATTTGAGAAAACGGCTGTTGACGTCAGTGACGATAAT CACTTCCCATTTGTTCCCTGGTTTAACATAGGACTAATTGGCAAgaacacattattacatgtggCGCCACACTCGGATGTCAAATTGTTGGATTCTTTTT GTAACATGGAAATCTTTACTTTAGAGAACCCGGAAATGAAAAACTTATTTCGGCATATTGATGTTGTCTGTCAAAAAAGTAATGGTAATACTGTCGCCGGCAGAGAAATTATCACTATTTATGAG GATATCGATACCATCCCTCAGTACGCAATGCATATGAAGACCAATGATGACACGGATAGATTACTATGGCGCATTGGTGTTACAGTTATCGATGAAGAGTTTCATTGTTTTGTGAATGCAACAGGCTACAAATCAACCTACTTGGGCAGAAAGTCGAGCATTTTTCTCAGAGATCCTTTGTATGTGAATATTTCAGCAGGGCTCTACTGGATTG GTTGTCCTGATGGTAAATATGGTGGGAGATGTCAGTATGATTGTATCTGCCAAAATGGTGCTACATGTCATGTCTTTAATGGTGCATGTAAATGTTCACCAGGATGGAGAGGTGTAGCATGTGATATAG GTATACCTAGCGTAGAGATAGATTCTCACCCAACGATTCTGGCAGAAGTTGGCCAATTCGTAAGCCTTGATTGTAACTTGCACAATCTGGATGAGTCGAACCTATTCAACGCCACGTGGTTTCGAGATGAACAAACTCTCGGAAGTGGAAAACAAACAGGAATACATACCTATAAATACAACTTTAGCAGAGG gagatatttgatacatttgtacatttacataaaggACCAACATGCAGGGAAATACCAATGTGTGGCCACGGATGTTAATGGTCAACAATACAGAGATGAGATtatgattgttgttgttg GATGTCCTGAAGGATACTGGGGGGACGACTGTGACAAAGTATGTGATTGCCAAAATAATGGGAACTGTAGTCGAACACTTGGATGTGTTTGTCAAGCTGGCTGGAACGGAACAAAATGTTCAGAAG ATGTTGGAAGACCACAGTTTAAGTTCTGTCCAGACAACATATCGACAACAATTGAAGATGACAGAACACAAGTTGAAGTTACATGGGGTCTACCACAAGCAACTGACAATTCAGGATTCTTTAACTTGACCTCTAACTTTGCTTCAGGTGATACTTTTCCTATTGGCTCACACACAGTCATATATAAAGCCACGGACAATTATGGTAATGAGGGGAGATGTGAATTTATCGTGATTGTGGAAGCTGGATTTGCGATAGGAAAAGCAGTAGTAGTTTCTCTTTTAGTAGTCTTGTCCTCTGTTGTTTTTGGCATCGGACTTCTACTCATGCTATTTTTGAATCGACATAAAATATTGTTGAGGTACACTGAAAACCGTGGCAGAAAAAATGAAGGTAAATTAAAAG AAAAGAGATGGCATGGGTTTGTTGCTTTCAAAACTAACACTGAGGATGAGAATTTTGTCTATGATGAACTTCTACCCAATCTGGAGAATGAAAACAAGTATCGCGTGATAACTCACCAACGAGATTTCATTGCTGGTAAAC AAATTATCACTAATATCTTGGCAGCCATCACCAATAGTTCTCGTACCATCTTGGTCCTTTCCCCGGCTTTTGTCAGAAGTCGTTGGTGTATTTATGAACTGGACCAAGCATACTACCAAATGATTGACTTTAAACATCAACTCATACCAATCATGTTTGAAGATATCACTCAAATGCAAGAGTTGCCACTTATCCTAAGAACGATTATTAGTAACATAGTGTACATTGAGTGGCCTAGAAATGGCTCTGCCGAGCAAAAGAGGAAGTTTTGGAAGAGGTTAAATGATGCTATGCCAAAGAAATTGATAttggaacaaaaacaaagaGTGTATAAAAAATGCAATGTAAAGTATGATCCTCTTGCTGTGGATGAAGACCAAGTGTAA
- the LOC144444840 gene encoding uncharacterized protein LOC144444840 isoform X3, with protein MTQIMAVLLLPIVALTVMKADNSWLESSSYEEPTESQSLNYNGVHYEFVHETKTWIDAKRHCRQDDGHLAQIKDSETNDAIVAFILSMSIPGRGYWIDARDKSKEGAWVYSNKLPLTFTAWGPDEPNSGGFNDNGIDEDCAMLLWYHNYQWNDQNCKDNFNFICQYEAPQPEPAADVCTMERNIDRKGSDLNNGLYNVVENPEACCQSCHESSDCLSWTFDKRSDSYGQCWLKTEVPPQTYSFCCDSGYIEGRLGDHKDWTQDFP; from the exons ATGACACAAATTATGGCGGTACTCCTGCTGCCAATCGTAGCATTGACGGTGATGAAGGCAGATAACAGTTGGTTGGAATCCAGCTCTTATGAGGAACCAACGGAAAGCCAAAGCCTGA ACTACAATGGCGTTCATTATGAATTTGTACATGAGACGAAAACATGGATTGACGCTAAGAGACACTGCCGTCAAGATGATGGTCATCTAGCCCAAATTAAGGACAGTGAAACCAATGATGCAATTGTCGCTTTCATTCTGAGCATGTCTATTCCAGGCAGAG GTTATTGGATAGATGCAAGGGATAAATCCAAGGAGGGTGCCTGGGTGTATAGTAACAAattacctttgacctttactGCATGGGGTCCTGATGAACCCAACAGTGGTGGCTTTAATGATAATGGTATTGATGAAGACTGTGCAATGCTGTTGTG GTATCATAACTACCAATGGAATGATCAGAACTGTAAggacaatttcaattttatttgtcaatatG AAGCGCCCCAACCGGAACCAGCCGCCGACGTCTGTACCATGGAACGGAACATTGATCGTAAAGGTAGCGACCTAAATAACGGGCTGTACAATGTGGTCGAAAATCCCGAGGCCTGTTGTCAATCTTGTCATGAGAGCTCAGACTGCCTATCCTGGACTTTCGACAAACGGTCTGATTCATACGGTCAATGTTGGCTGAAGACAGAAGTCCCACCGCAGACCTATAGCTTCTGTTGTGATTCTGGATACATCGAAGGAAGGCTTGGTGACCATAAAGATTGGACACAGGACTTTCCCTGA
- the LOC144444840 gene encoding aggrecan core protein-like isoform X2 codes for MTRAVVFCVLTIIVLTVKADNSWYSSSSEVEVEEPTENEHLYYNGVHYEFVHETKTWIDAKRHCRQDDGHLAQIKDSETNDAIVAFILSMSIPGRGYWIDARDKSKEGAWVYSNKLPLTFTAWGPDEPNSGGFNDNGIDEDCAMLLWYHNYQWNDQNCKDNFNFICQYAPQPEPAADVCTMERNIDRKGSDLNNGLYNVVENPEACCQSCHESSDCLSWTFDKRSDSYGQCWLKTEVPPQTYSFCCDSGYIEGRLGDHKDWTQDFP; via the exons ATGACAAGGGCGGTAGTTTTCTGTGTACTGACAATTATTGTGCTGACTGTCAAGGCAGACAATAGTTGGTATAGTTCGAGTTCTGAAGTTGAGGTTGAGGAACCAACCGAAAACGAACACCTAT ACTACAATGGCGTTCATTATGAATTTGTACATGAGACGAAAACATGGATTGACGCTAAGAGACACTGCCGTCAAGATGATGGTCATCTAGCCCAAATTAAGGACAGTGAAACCAATGATGCAATTGTCGCTTTCATTCTGAGCATGTCTATTCCAGGCAGAG GTTATTGGATAGATGCAAGGGATAAATCCAAGGAGGGTGCCTGGGTGTATAGTAACAAattacctttgacctttactGCATGGGGTCCTGATGAACCCAACAGTGGTGGCTTTAATGATAATGGTATTGATGAAGACTGTGCAATGCTGTTGTG GTATCATAACTACCAATGGAATGATCAGAACTGTAAggacaatttcaattttatttgtcaatatG CGCCCCAACCGGAACCAGCCGCCGACGTCTGTACCATGGAACGGAACATTGATCGTAAAGGTAGCGACCTAAATAACGGGCTGTACAATGTGGTCGAAAATCCCGAGGCCTGTTGTCAATCTTGTCATGAGAGCTCAGACTGCCTATCCTGGACTTTCGACAAACGGTCTGATTCATACGGTCAATGTTGGCTGAAGACAGAAGTCCCACCGCAGACCTATAGCTTCTGTTGTGATTCTGGATACATCGAAGGAAGGCTTGGTGACCATAAAGATTGGACACAGGACTTTCCCTGA
- the LOC144444840 gene encoding uncharacterized protein LOC144444840 isoform X1: MTRAVVFCVLTIIVLTVKADNSWYSSSSEVEVEEPTENEHLYYNGVHYEFVHETKTWIDAKRHCRQDDGHLAQIKDSETNDAIVAFILSMSIPGRGYWIDARDKSKEGAWVYSNKLPLTFTAWGPDEPNSGGFNDNGIDEDCAMLLWYHNYQWNDQNCKDNFNFICQYEAPQPEPAADVCTMERNIDRKGSDLNNGLYNVVENPEACCQSCHESSDCLSWTFDKRSDSYGQCWLKTEVPPQTYSFCCDSGYIEGRLGDHKDWTQDFP, from the exons ATGACAAGGGCGGTAGTTTTCTGTGTACTGACAATTATTGTGCTGACTGTCAAGGCAGACAATAGTTGGTATAGTTCGAGTTCTGAAGTTGAGGTTGAGGAACCAACCGAAAACGAACACCTAT ACTACAATGGCGTTCATTATGAATTTGTACATGAGACGAAAACATGGATTGACGCTAAGAGACACTGCCGTCAAGATGATGGTCATCTAGCCCAAATTAAGGACAGTGAAACCAATGATGCAATTGTCGCTTTCATTCTGAGCATGTCTATTCCAGGCAGAG GTTATTGGATAGATGCAAGGGATAAATCCAAGGAGGGTGCCTGGGTGTATAGTAACAAattacctttgacctttactGCATGGGGTCCTGATGAACCCAACAGTGGTGGCTTTAATGATAATGGTATTGATGAAGACTGTGCAATGCTGTTGTG GTATCATAACTACCAATGGAATGATCAGAACTGTAAggacaatttcaattttatttgtcaatatG AAGCGCCCCAACCGGAACCAGCCGCCGACGTCTGTACCATGGAACGGAACATTGATCGTAAAGGTAGCGACCTAAATAACGGGCTGTACAATGTGGTCGAAAATCCCGAGGCCTGTTGTCAATCTTGTCATGAGAGCTCAGACTGCCTATCCTGGACTTTCGACAAACGGTCTGATTCATACGGTCAATGTTGGCTGAAGACAGAAGTCCCACCGCAGACCTATAGCTTCTGTTGTGATTCTGGATACATCGAAGGAAGGCTTGGTGACCATAAAGATTGGACACAGGACTTTCCCTGA